The following are from one region of the Silene latifolia isolate original U9 population chromosome 9, ASM4854445v1, whole genome shotgun sequence genome:
- the LOC141601875 gene encoding uncharacterized protein LOC141601875: MTDPLKQQEVLGFLHSHKVDCGVIIETHVKQQVSGFIHRKKFPNYQLVTNYDQHFGGRLWVMWNPVSVQVQVLASGAQFLHCSLLHHASQVKIEVTFIYAFNRASERRILWDSLRAISQGIHSPWVCLGDFNVSLSADERAGCAIRDREMEEFRDCLQYCALSDHPYTGGLFTWHNKQELSPKWAKLDRLLVNPGCQLIADQWSLPSTGSKIFGLFSKLKRLRSHLSAIPKNEFSGITQRVIVAKEALTNCQTLLQSSPLDSLLLGQEKQLSNTYMKMKHAEMRVLAQKAKEYNWADQGRSWNYLYWPCALAFLDFYTSLLGSEEPVQPLPADLFTNNILQNPHSLDIMVTPKEIKDALFSIDQNKSPGVDGYSSGFFKDTWEVTGPTFNAAMMEFFTTGKMPRAANSTLIALIPKKDAPQFVSDFRPISCCTVFYKTVSKILANRMKTVLGDIVGLEQAAFIEGRDLFDNTMLAHELAFKYNRSLLTPRCILKVDIQKAFDSVNWSFLTQCLQRFGFPKKFSHWVISCITTSYFSLNVNGSTEGYFPGKRGLRQGDPLSPYLFTLCMEVLSRILRQLPSYPGFSYHPKCVKVQLTHLVFADDLLIFTRGDLPSIQAVNKCLSLFADILD, from the exons ATGACTGACCCCCTAAAACAGCAGGAGGTTTTAGGCTTCTTGCATTCTCACAAGGTTGACTGTGGAGTTATTATTGAAACACATGTTAAACAGCAAGTCTCTGGTTTTATTCATAGGAAAAAATTCCCAAATTATCAGCTGGTTACCAACTATGATCAGCATTTTGGGGGTAGGCTCTGGGTTATGTGGAATCCTGTCTCTGTGCAAGTTCAAGTGCTAGCTAGTGGGGCTCAGTTTCTCCATTGTTCTCTGCTTCATCATGCTAGCCAGGTTAAGATTGAAGTTACCTTTATTTATGCTTTTAATAGAGCTTCCGAAAGAAGAATATTGTGGGATAGTTTAAGAGCTATCTCACAAGGTATTCACTCTCCTTGGGTTTGTCTGGGAGACTTTAATGTCTCTCTTAGTGCTGATGAAAGGGCTGGGTGTGCTATCCGTGATAGAGAAATGGAAGAATTTCGTGACTGTCTTCAATACTGTGCTTTGTCTGATCACCCTTACACAGGAGGGCTTTTTACTTGGCATAATAAGCAGGAGCTCTCTCCTAAATGGGCAAAGTTGGACAGACTTTTGGTTAATCCTGGATG CCAGCTTATTGCTGATCAATGGAGTCTCCCTTCTACTGGCTCAAAAATCTTTGGTCTATTCTCCAAGTTAAAAAGGCTAAGAAGTCATCTCAGTGCTATTCCTAAGAATGAATTTTCTGGTATTACTCAAAGAGTGATTGTAGCAAAAGAAGCTTTGACTAATTGTCAGACTCTCCTCCAATCCTCTCCCCTGGACTCACTTCTTCTTGGGCAGGAAAAACAGCTGTCTAATACTTATATGAAAATGAAGCATGCTGAAATGAGAGTCTTGGCTCAGAAGGCTAAA GAATACAATTGGGCTGATCAAGGACGTTCATGGAACTATTTGTACTGGCCATGTGCCTTGGCATTCCTGGATTTCTATACTTCTCTTCTTGGTTCTGAGGAGCCTGTTCAGCCCCTCCCTGCTGATTTATTTACCAACAATATTCTCCAGAACCCTCATTCTTTGGATATTATGGTTACCCCAAAGGAAATTAAGGATGCTCTCTTCTCCATAGACCAAAATAAAAGTCCTGGAGTGGATGGCTATTCTTCTGGGTTTTTTAAGGATACTTGGGAGGTCACTGGTCCTACTTTCAATGCTGCTATGATGGAGTTCTTTACTACTGGGAAAATGCCAAGAGCTGCCAACTCTACTCTTATTGCTTTAATCCCTAAGAAGGATGCCCCTCAATTTGTCTCTGATTTCAGGCCAATATCTTGTTGTACAGTATTCTATAAGACTGTCAGTAAAATTTTGGCTAATAGGATGAAGACTGTGTTGGGAGACATAGTTGGTTTGGAGCAAGCTGCTTTTATAGAAGGGAGGGACCTGTTTGATAACACTATGCTAGCCCATGAGTTGGCTTTTAAGTATAATCGAAGCTTGTTGACCCCAAGATGCATTTTAAAGGTTGATATTCAAAAAGCCTTTGATTCAGTTAATTggagcttcttgactcaatgtcTGCAAAGGTTTGGCTTCCCTAAAAAGTTTTCTCATTGGGTCATTTCTTGTATTACCACCTCCTATTTTTCTCTTAATGTAAATGGCTCAACTGAGGGGTATTTTCCTGGAAAAAGGGGCTTGAGGCAGGGAGATCCTTTGTCTCCTTATCTCTTCACCTTATGTATGGAGGTCTTGTCTAGGATTTTGAGGCAGCTTCCTTCCTATCCAGGCTTTTCCTACCACCCCAAGTGTGTTAAAGTTCAGCTCACTCACTTGGTATTTGCTGATGATTTGTTGATTTTCACTAGGGGAGATCTCCCCTCTATTCAAGCTGTTAATAAGTGTCTATCTCTCTTTGCTGATATTCTGGATTAA
- the LOC141601876 gene encoding uncharacterized protein LOC141601876 yields the protein MKSNLYFGGVNPQLKQLILDSTGYVEGDFPVRYLGIPLFGARLTQKMFIPMMDKVRSYINHWANTTLSYAGKVALITSVIFGIHNFWGASILLPKGIAKKIHKICKDFLWGIDDGKRRLVFKSWESLCRPRQEGGVDIKEILSWNKAHMMGWILKLDSAAPNIWVQWVNAYILKSVNFWSFQITAAHSWFWGNIIACRDYLISFTGGIQQAKQLLLAPDYKTLVYDGLRNKGPVFPYHRTLGDSLNIPKHSFIGLLAAENRLPTVDNLCKRGMVLVNRCALCESAAETAGHLFFECSFSAEVWFQVSRWVQVPFQASLSQILRWYKLYNRGSALVKRKRRCLLLCVIYLIWRERNRRIFKGIDSSPAALIWHTQYLVSIRVQSCVSS from the coding sequence ATGAAATCTAATTTGTACTTCGGAGGGGTCAATCCTCAGCTCAAACAGCTTATTCTTGATTCCACTGGCTATGTTGAGGGTGATTTTCCAGTGAGGTACTTAGGCATTCCTTTATTTGGAGCAAGGTTAACTCAAAAGATGTTTATCCCTATGATGGACAAGGTCAGAAGCTACATTAATCATTGGGCTAATACTACTCTGAGCTATGCAGGGAAGGTGGCTCTTATTACCTCAGTTATCTTTGGGATTCACAATTTTTGGGGAGCTAGTATCCTTTTGCCTAAAGGTATAGCAAAGAAGATTCACAAAATCTGTAAAGACTTTCTCTGGGGGATTGATGATGGCAAAAGAAGGCTGGTTTTCAAAAGTTGGGAAAGCTTATGTAGGCCAAGACAGGAAGGAGGGGTTGATATAAAGGAGATCCTGAGTTGGAATAAAGCACATATGATGGGGTGGATTTTAAAGCTTGATTCTGCAGCTCCAAATATTTGGGTTCAATGGGTTAATGCTTATATTCTCAAAAGTGTTAACTTCTGGAGCTTCCAAATAACTGCTGCACACTCTTGGTTTTGGGGCAATATCATTGCTTGCAGGGATTACCTTATCTCTTTCACTGGTGGCATTCAGCAAGCCAAGCAGCTCTTGCTTGCACCTGATTACAAAACTTTGGTTTATGATGGCTTGAGAAACAAAGGCCCTGTTTTCCCATATCACAGGACTCTGGGTGACTCTCTTAACATCCCTAAGCACTCGTTCATTGGGCTTTTGGCTGCTGAGAACCGTTTGCCCACGGTGGATAATCTTTGTAAAAGAGGGATGGTGCTTGTTAATAGGTGTGCACTGTGTGAGAGTGCTGCTGAAACGGCTGGCCATCTTTTCTTTGAATGCTCCTTCTCTGCTGAGGTCTGGTTTCAGGTCTCCCGTTGGGTGCAGGTGCCATTTCAGGCTAGTTTATCTCAGATTCTTCGGTGGTATAAGCTCTATAACAGAGGGTCGGCTCTTGTTAAACGAAAAAGGAGATGCCTTTTGTTGTGTGTAATCTATCTTATTTGGAGGGAACGCAATAGAAGGATCTTCAAGGGGATAGACTCCTCTCCTGCTGCTTTAATCTGGCATACTCAATATTTAGTTAGCATTAGAGTCCAATCTTGTGTTAGCTCTTGA